One window of the Kallotenue papyrolyticum genome contains the following:
- a CDS encoding GYD domain-containing protein: MQTYIMLAKLTAKGREDIRGIMERRQRNLQELQARGIRIVADYAVLGPYDFVYIIEAPDNETIVRQIVKDSGSGHLEFHTMLAVPLDKFEQLTKDVTRRES, translated from the coding sequence ATGCAAACCTACATCATGCTGGCCAAGCTCACCGCCAAAGGCCGCGAGGACATCCGCGGGATCATGGAGCGGCGGCAGCGCAACCTGCAGGAATTGCAGGCGCGCGGCATCCGCATCGTCGCCGACTATGCCGTGCTGGGACCCTACGACTTCGTGTATATCATCGAAGCGCCCGACAACGAGACGATCGTTCGGCAGATCGTCAAGGATAGCGGCAGCGGTCATCTGGAGTTCCATACCATGCTGGCCGTGCCGCTGGACAAATTTGAACAATTGACCAAGGACGTCACGCGGCGTGAGTCGTAA